In Luteipulveratus mongoliensis, the DNA window GGCGGCTCGAATCGTGAGCTGTTCCACGGCTTTCACCTGCTGCACCAGCCCCGCCTGATGACCGATCAGGGGCGGGATGTCGACCGGGCGCGGGCCCTTGTCATCGACCGTGCACGGGACCTCGATCACGGCGTCCGGTGGCAGGTCGGGCAACGTGTGACCGTTGCGAACGTTGAGGATCAGGCGAGTCTCCTCGCCGCGAGCGATGGCCGACATGATCGCCAGCGCGACGCCCTCGTAACCACCCTCCATCAGGTCCGCGTCGTCGCGCTGCTCGCCCTCCTCGCGGCTCTCCTTCATGTACGACGCATCGCGCTCGCTGCGGACGAACCGCCACTGCCGCAGCGCGTTCTTGGGGTTGTTGTAGACCCGGTTGTAGAAGCGCGTCTGCTGGTAAAGGAGGTACTCGCCGCGCGTCTCGGGGCCGCCCTTGATCGAGGCGATCGCATCGCGCGTGAAGTAGTAGTAGTAGAGGTACTCGTTCGGGATCATGCCGAGGTCCTGCAGCCACTCGACGCCGAACAGCCGCCCTTCCTCGATCGAGCCGAGTCGCGCGGTGTCGGCCAGCAGCGCGGGCAGCACGTCGGTACGCCCGAGAGGCAGGGTGCGTAGCCAGCCCAGGTGGTTGAGTCCGACGTAATCGATCGCGTCGGCCTTGATGTTGAGCGCCCGCGCCGCCCGCTTGCCCAGGCCGATAGGCGAGTCGCAGATGCCGACGACCCGGTCGCCGAGGACGGACTGCATCGCCTCGGTGATCATCCCGGCCGGGTTGGTGAAGTTGATGACCCATGCATCAGGCGCGTTCTCCGCCACGCACTGCGCGACCTCCAGTGCGACCGGGACGGTGCGCAGGCCGTACGCCAGTCCGCCCGGTCCGGTGGTCTCCTGGCCGAGCAGGCCGAGGTCGAGAGCAACGCGTTCGTCGGCGGTGCGGCCCTCAAGACCGCCGACCCGGATCGCCGAGAACACGAAGTCGGCACCCTCGACGGCATCGGAGAGCGTGGTGGTGGTGCGGACGGTCGGCCCGCCCGACTTCGTACGCATCTGGGACAGCACGAGATCCATCACGAGGAGGCGGACCACGTCGACGTCGTACAGCACGACCTCGGTGATGCGGTCCTCATGGGTGTCCTGCTGGAGGGCGCCGTAGACCAAGGGGGTGCGGAAGCCGCCACCACCGAGCATGGCCAGCTTCACCGTCACCCACCTCCTGCGGATCGGGTCTTCAGGCGGTCCGGGTGGGGGACCCGGACAAAACGCCCTTTGCCTGGGCAGTCTCTCAGGTGAGGATGGAGGCCGAGTGCCGAGTTCGGAGTACTCCCGCAATATGAGCGAAAGGGCGAGGACGGTGTCGGAGACGGGGTACGACCCGCTGGCGAGGATCCGAGGCGAGGGCGGTCCGGATTTCGATGTCGCGCTGTGGGGGACGGTCTTCCTCGACATCGTGCTGACCGGCCTGGACGGCAAGCCCGCAGGTGGCACCGAGGTCTTCGCCACAGGCATGGGCTCGTGCCCGGGCGGCATCGCCAACCTCGCGGTGGCGGCCAGCCGGCTCGGTCTGCGTACGTCCCTGGCCGCGGCGTTCGCGGAGGACAGCTATGGCGAGTTCTGCTGGGAGACGCTGGCCGATCAGGAGCACATCGATCTGCAGAGCTCGCGGCGCTACTGCCGCTGGCACTCCCCGGTGACCGTGTCGTACGCCATCGACGACGACCGCTGCATGGTCACCCACGCGCACCGACCGCCGGATTACCACGACAACCCGGTCACCGCGCCGCCTGCAGCGAGGGCGGTCATCGCCGACCTCGGGAGTGATGACCTGCGTGAGCCGGCGGGTGTCGCGTGGCTCGAGCAGGCCCACGCCAGCGGCTCGCTGATCTTTGCCGACGCGGGCTGGGACTCCAGCGGTGCGTGGTCCCAGGAGATGCTCGACCGCCTTGATCACTGCTATGCGTTTACGCCCAATTCCGTTGAGGCCATGGCCTATACGCGTACTGCGACTCCGCAGGACGCGCTCTACTCGCTCGCCGATCGGGTCCCGCTCGCGGTCGTGACGAATGGCGCGCACGGTGCGCTGGCGATCGACAGCGCCACCGGCGAGGAGGTCAACGTGCCTGCCCTTCGCGTGCCGGCGATGGATGCGACCGGTGCCGGTGACGTCTTCGGTGCAGCTCTCGTGGTCGGCACCCTCGCGCAGTGGTCGCTGACCGAGCGGGTGGCGTTCGCGACGTTGTGCTCATCGCTCGCGGTGCAGCAGTTCGGCGGCTCGCTGGCTGCACCCGGCTGGGGAGACATCGCCCAGTGGTGGCACGAGGTACGCGACAGCGGGGGCACCACGTCGTACGACCTGGCCGTGCGGCGACGCTACGGGTTCCTGGAGGACATCGTGCCGACCGTGCCGCAGGGTGCGGTGCACCGCGCGCAGGCGACGATCGCCCGGCGCTCCGACGTCTGACCCTCCTCCACAAATTGACTGCGGTAGCACGCATGCGTGTTGCTCCAGTCAATTTGTGGAGGGTGGCGAAGATCGGTCGTACGAGGGAGTCGCGGCCCGGGTCCCCGATGCCAGACTCCGGACATGATCGAGCGGCTGCAGGAGCAAGCGCGGCGGTTGAGCCCTTTGGCCGACCCCGCGCTCGCGCTGATCGTGCTGCTCGTGTCCCTGCAGGCCTTCATCCAGCCGGACGACTGTGTGGGCTGCGAGCCGTGGCCCTGGTGGGGCTACGCGATCGTGCTGGGGGAGTGTCTGCCCCTGGTCGTACGCCGCCGCTGGCCTTTTCAGGTCGTGTTCATCACGGGGATCCTCACCGCGATCTACGGGCTCAGCGACCTGCCGGACCCGCAGATCGAGTACGCCGGCCTCGTCGCGCTGTACTCGTGCGCGGCCCACGCGTCGCGCAAGCAGTCCAACATCGCTGCCGTGATCGCCGCGGTCGTCATCGTCGGGTCGCTCGCGGCGGATCCGCGCGCCGACACGGAGGACTACACCGTCACGCTGCTGATCTTCACCACGGCCTGGCTGCTCGGTGACGCGGCGCGGCGACGTCGGGAGATCGCGGCCGTGCTGACCCAGCGCACCGAGCAGCTCGAACGCACTCGCAGCGCCGAGTCAGCCGCCGCGGTGTCCGCCGAGCGCAACCGGATCGCCCGCGAGATGCACGACGTCGTCGCCCACCACCTGAGCATGATGGTCGTCCAGGCGGAGGCGGGCGCCGCGACGGCGCAGCGCGACCCGGCTCGCGCCGAGCAGGTCTTCGACGCGATCGGTGGGGCCGGCAAGCAGGCCCTGCGCGAGATGCGCCGGCTGCTCGGCGTGCTCAAGCAGGACGGGCCGGCGGAGCTGGCGCCCCAGCCGAGTGCGGCCGAGATCCCGAGCCTGGTGGACGGCGTACGGTCTGCGGGCCTTGACGTGGACCTACAGGTGGAGGGAGAGGCGCCGTCGTTGGCTCCCGCGGCTGACCTCGCCGTCTATCGCGTCGTCCAGGAGTCGCTCACCAACTGCATCCGGCACGCGCACGCGTCGCGAGCCGTGGTCGTCGTCAGGTACGACGCGGGTGCTGTGCGAATCACGGTGTCGGACAACGGGACTGGCGGCTCGGTATCCCCTGGCGGCGGCGGAGGGCATGGGTTGATCTCGATGCGCGAGCGTGTGGGGCTCGTCGGTGGGACGATCGAGGCCGGCCCCGCGGAGGGTGGCGGCTGGCAGGTACACGCGGTCGTGCCTACGGATTCTTGAGGAGGCGTCGGGTGACGATCAGAGTGCTGCTGGTGGACGACCACACGCTCGTGCGTGACGGCTTCCGGATGATCCTGGAGATCCAGGACGACATGGAGATCGTGGGGGCGGCGTCCGACGGCGCCGAAGCGGTCGAGCTGGCTGCGTCGCTGAAGCCGGACGTCGTGCTGATGGATATCCGGATGCCGCGGATGGACGGCATCGCCGCGACCCGCGCGATCACGGCCGCCGACCCGAGCGCGCGGGTGCTCGTGCTGACGACATTCGACCTGGACGACTACGTCTACGACGCCCTGCTGGCCGGCGCGTCCGGCTTCCTGCTGAAGGACGTCGGCCGGGACGACCTGGTGTCGGCGGTACGCGTCGTGGCCGAGGGCGAGGCGCTGCTCGCACCGACCGTGACGCGGCGGCTGCTGGGGGACTTCGTCCGCAGCCGGGGCGCTCGCGGGCCTGGCGAGACAGGGTTTGCCGGCCCGGACGTACTCACCGCTCGTGAGCTGGACACCCTTGAGCTGCTCGGCCAGGGCCTGTCCAACCTGCAGATCGCCGAGCGGCTGGTCGTCAGCGAGCACACGGTCAAGACGCACGTGTCCAACGTGTTCCACAAGCTCGGGCTGCGCGACCGGGTGCACGCGGTGATCTACGCCTACGAGCGCGGCATCATCAAGCCGAGCTCGCCCTGACCCTTCTGGGCCGACAGTGCAAGCCGCGTCGCTTCCCGCTTCTGGGTAGCGACGCGGCTTGCACTGTCGGCCGAGCTCGTCTCACTCTCGCGAGGGAGGCGAAAGATGGGTCGGTGAGGCGATCCGGCGGACCGACGGAATTCCTAACGTCGTAGGTAACACCACGGCCACCTCAGGAGCCCGTCATGATCGCCCGCATCGCCTCCGCCTCCATCGCTCACCGTCGCCTCGTCATAGTTGGCTGGCTACTCGCCGTCATCGCCGGATTCGCAGTAGTACCAGGTCTTTTCGGCAATCTCACGAGTGACGTCGCCGAGATCTCCAGCACCGAGTCGGTCCAGGCACACCGCGACCTGCGGGCGGCCGAGCCCAAGGGAGACGAGGTGTACGCCGTCGCGGACGGCCGTGCCGCGTCCGACCCCGGCCTCAAGGCCTCCGTCACGAAGGCGGCGTCGGACATCAAGGCGATGCCGGGCGTGCTGGCCGTCCAGACCCCGTGGAACTCGTCGAGCCCGAATCCGCAGGCGGTGTCGCGCGATGGGCGCGCGGTCGCGATCGCGGTGCAGTTCACCGCCGATGCGCCGGACGGGTCGGGTGACCGAGTTGTCAGTCGCATCAAGGCTATTGACGCGCCGCGGGTGATCGTCGGCGGCGGCTTCCTCCAGGACGAGGAGATGGACGCGCAGGCTGCCAGCGACCTGGCGAAAGCCGAGACGATCTCCATGCCGATCGTGCTCGTCCTCCTGGTCGTGGTCATGGGCGGGATCCTCGCCGCCGGTCTGCCCGTGCTCGTCGCCATCCTCGGGATGGCGCTGACGCTCGGCCTTCTGGCGGTTGCGAGCTGGATGACTGACATCTCGGTCTACTCGATCAACATCGTCACCATGCTCGGCCTCGGCCTCGCGATCGACTACGCACTGCTGATCGTCTCCCGCTACCGCGAGGAGCGCGCCACGAACACCGATCCGGTGGCTGCCGTCGTCGCCACGATGTCGAACGCCGGTCGTACCGTGACATTCTCGGGCCTCACGGTGGCGGCATCGCTCGCCGGACTCCTCGTCTTCCCGGACCCGTTCCTGCGCTCCGCCGGACTCGCCGGCATGGGGGTCGTGCTGCTGGACCTGGCACTCACTCTGACCCTCCTCCCTGCCCTCCTCGCGATCGTCGGCGGACGCATCCGGCCGGCGAAGGCGGTCCGCACCGATCGTGGGTTCTTCGTCCGCGTCACCCACCTGGTCGCCGCCCGCCCGGTCATGGTGATCGTGGCGACGGTGCCGGTCCTGCTGCTCGCTGCTGCACCGTTCCTCGGCGCCCGGTTCGCCGAGCCCGACGCCCGATCCCTGCCCTCCTCGTCCGAGAGCCGGCAGCTGTCCGAGCTGGCCACGTCCCGCTTCGGTGTCGACGCCGACGTGGACCCCGTGACGGTCGTCGCCCGCGGAACCCTGCCCCCGTCGTACGCCGACCGGCTCCGGACCCTGCCCGGCGTCCAGTCGGTCAGTGTCCGGCCCGACGTAGCCGGGCTGACCGTGATCGACGTGGTGCCGCAGGGGGAGAGCCAGGGAGACCGAGCAATGGCTCTGGTCAAGGAGATTCGGCACCTGGACGGGCCGGCCGTGCGGGTGACGGGTGACGCGGCCGTCCTCACGGACTACCAGGCGTCGCTCAAGGCGAGGGCACCGTACGCGCTCGGCATCGTCGTGCTCGCGACGTTCGTGCTGCTGTTCCTCTTCACCGGATCGGTCATCGTGCCGCTGAAGGCGTTGGTGCTCAACACGTTGAGCCTCGGGGCGAGCTTCGGTGCGCTGGTCTGGGTGTTCCAGGACGGGCACCTCGGCGGGCTGATCGACACCCCGGCTCTGGGTTCGTTGAGCATCACGACTCCGGTGCTGCTGTTCGCGATCGCGTTCGGGCTGTCGATGGACTACGAGGTGTTCCTGCTCGGGCGCATCTCGGAGACGTGGCGGCGTACTGGCTCGAACACCGAGGCGATCGCGGTGGGTCTGCAGCGGACCGGGCGGGTCGTCACGGCGGCCGCGTTGCTGATGGCGGTCGTGTTCGCCGGCTTCGTGGCCGGCGGCTTCTCGCCGGTGAAGCAGGTCGGGCTGGGGCTGCTGCTCGCCGTCATCGTGGACGCCACCGTCGTACGGCTGCTGCTCATGCCGGCCGCGATGACCCTGATGGGTCGCTGGAACTGGTGGGCGCCGGCACCGCTGCGCCGGCTGCACGACCGGGTCGGTCTGACCGAGGAGCCGGCGCGAGTCGATCCGGCTCGGACGCTCAGCCCGGTCTGACTCACCAACACGAATTGACTGGAGCAGCACGCATGCATGCTGCTCCAGTCAATTCGTGTTGGAGCCCACGACCTCAGCTGGGGGTGCGGCGCCGCGAGCGCGGCTGACAGGTGCGGCACCAGAACAGGTTGCGACCGGTGAGGTCAGCTCGGCTGACTGGTGTGCCGCAGACGAGGCACGGCAGTCCCTCGCGGCGGTAGACGTAGACCTCGCCGCCATGCTTGTCGACGCGAGCGTCGCGGCCCATCGCTTCGGGAGTGTGCTCGGGATAGACCGTGTCGATCCGGCCGTCACGTACGCCGAGCGGCATCAGCTCGACGAGGTCGTCCCACATCGCCTCGAACTCCGGGCGGCGCAGGAACCGGCCCTGCATGAGCGGATCGATCCGATGCCGGAACAAGACCTCTGCCCGATAGATGTTGCCGACTCCCGCAAAGATCGTCTGCTCCATCATCAGAGCACCAATCGGTTTGCGGGACTTACGGATTCGCGTCCAAGTCACCTCTGGATCGGCATCCGCCCGCAGCGGGTCAGGTCCGAGCTTGGCGATGATCGCGGCAACTTCCGCTGGCGACCGAACAGCCACGACGATCGCGCCCCGCAGGTCCATCGTCATCGGCGGGGCATCCGTCGACAGGCGCCAGCGCACCTCACCGACCACGAGCGGGTCCACCTCGGGCGTGAAGAAAAACTTCCCGATCAAGCCGAGGTGGATGTTGACCTGCTCCTCGACATCCTGGAAACGCACGAACATCTGCTTGCCCCACGCCTCGGAGCGGTCGAGCACGTGCCCGTCAAACAGGGCAGCGTCGTCGGAGAAGCGACCCTGAGGGCTGGTCGACCGCATGACCCGGCCGCCGAACGAGCGGGTGAGCTCGCCGGCGATCCGGTGCGTGACGTGACCTTCGGGCATGCCTCAGTCGATGAAGACGCGCGCGTTGCGGAACATCCGCAGCCACGGGCTGTCCTGCTCGATCGGCCCGTCGGTCCACGACATCTGCACATTGCGCTGGACACGCTCGGGGTGCGGCATCATCGCGGTGAAGCGGCCGTCCGGCGTCGTGACCGCCGTCAGACCGTCGGGGGAGCCGTTCGGGTTCGTCGGGTACGTCTTCGCCACCTCTCCCGCGCCGTCGATGAAGCGCGCGGCCCGGTGCACGGACGCAAGGTCGCCACGCGCGGAGAAGTCGGCGAAGCCCTCGCCGTGCGCCACCGCGATCGGCAAGCGGCTGTCGGCCATCCCGTCGAAGAAGATCGACGGACTGTTGAGCACCTCGACCAGGGACAGGCGGGCTTCGTACTGCTCGGAGACGTTGCGGGTGAAGTGCGGCCACGCCTCGGCGCCAGGGATGAGGTCGGCCAGCGCGGCGAACATCTGGCAGCCGTTGCAGATGCCGAGGCCGAATGTGCCTGTGCGGTGGAAGAACTCGTGGAACTGGTCGGTCAGCCGGTTGTCGAACAGCACCGATCGTGCCCAGCCTTCACCGGCACCCAACGTGTCGCCGTAGGAGAAGCCGCCGCAGGCGACCAGACCGGTGTAGTCGGCGAGTGAAGTGCGACCCGTCTGCAGGTCGGTCATGTGGACGTCGTAGGTGTCGAAGCCGGCCTTGTCGAACGCGAACGCCGTCTCGACGTGGGAGTTGACGCCCTGCTCGCGCAGGATCGCGACCTTGGGACGCGTGCCGAGGTTGAGGTAAGGCGCAGCGATGTCATCGGCGGGGTCGAACGTCGGACTGACCTGCAGGCCAACGGAATCCGCGCCGAAGGCCGCGTGCTCCTCATCCGCCGACGCAGGGTTGTCGCGCAGCGCACTGATGCGCCACGACACCTCGTCCCAGGCCTGGGCCAGGTCGCGCAGCGGCTCGTCGATGACAGTCTCGCCGGCGATCTGGACGCGTACCTGGCGCTCGGTGGTCGGACCGCCGACGACGCTGGTGATGCTGTCGCCGAGACCGGCTGCCTCGAGGCGGTCGAGGATGTCCTCGAGGTGCTCGTCCGGCACCTCGATGAGCGCGCCGAGCTCTTCGGCGAACAGCTCGGACACCGAGCTCAGGCCGAGCAGCTCGACTCCGCAGCCGCCGGCGAACGCCATCTCGCACGCGGCCGCCCACAGGCCGCCGTCTGAACGGTCGTGATAGGCCGTGACGAGCCCGTCGGCGCGCAGCCCGTTGACGGCGTCGACCAGTCGTACGAGGTGGGCGGGCTCGTCGAGGTCGGGCACCTCACCGCCGAACTCGCCTGCCACCTGGGCGAGTACGGACCCACCGAGGCGGTTGCGCTCAGCACCGAGGTCGATCA includes these proteins:
- a CDS encoding 6-phospho-beta-glucosidase, producing MKLAMLGGGGFRTPLVYGALQQDTHEDRITEVVLYDVDVVRLLVMDLVLSQMRTKSGGPTVRTTTTLSDAVEGADFVFSAIRVGGLEGRTADERVALDLGLLGQETTGPGGLAYGLRTVPVALEVAQCVAENAPDAWVINFTNPAGMITEAMQSVLGDRVVGICDSPIGLGKRAARALNIKADAIDYVGLNHLGWLRTLPLGRTDVLPALLADTARLGSIEEGRLFGVEWLQDLGMIPNEYLYYYYFTRDAIASIKGGPETRGEYLLYQQTRFYNRVYNNPKNALRQWRFVRSERDASYMKESREEGEQRDDADLMEGGYEGVALAIMSAIARGEETRLILNVRNGHTLPDLPPDAVIEVPCTVDDKGPRPVDIPPLIGHQAGLVQQVKAVEQLTIRAAREGSERLARQAFALHPLVDSVTVARQLLDGYRDRIPSLDSVFT
- a CDS encoding carbohydrate kinase family protein → MSETGYDPLARIRGEGGPDFDVALWGTVFLDIVLTGLDGKPAGGTEVFATGMGSCPGGIANLAVAASRLGLRTSLAAAFAEDSYGEFCWETLADQEHIDLQSSRRYCRWHSPVTVSYAIDDDRCMVTHAHRPPDYHDNPVTAPPAARAVIADLGSDDLREPAGVAWLEQAHASGSLIFADAGWDSSGAWSQEMLDRLDHCYAFTPNSVEAMAYTRTATPQDALYSLADRVPLAVVTNGAHGALAIDSATGEEVNVPALRVPAMDATGAGDVFGAALVVGTLAQWSLTERVAFATLCSSLAVQQFGGSLAAPGWGDIAQWWHEVRDSGGTTSYDLAVRRRYGFLEDIVPTVPQGAVHRAQATIARRSDV
- a CDS encoding sensor histidine kinase, with product MIERLQEQARRLSPLADPALALIVLLVSLQAFIQPDDCVGCEPWPWWGYAIVLGECLPLVVRRRWPFQVVFITGILTAIYGLSDLPDPQIEYAGLVALYSCAAHASRKQSNIAAVIAAVVIVGSLAADPRADTEDYTVTLLIFTTAWLLGDAARRRREIAAVLTQRTEQLERTRSAESAAAVSAERNRIAREMHDVVAHHLSMMVVQAEAGAATAQRDPARAEQVFDAIGGAGKQALREMRRLLGVLKQDGPAELAPQPSAAEIPSLVDGVRSAGLDVDLQVEGEAPSLAPAADLAVYRVVQESLTNCIRHAHASRAVVVVRYDAGAVRITVSDNGTGGSVSPGGGGGHGLISMRERVGLVGGTIEAGPAEGGGWQVHAVVPTDS
- a CDS encoding response regulator; translation: MRVLLVDDHTLVRDGFRMILEIQDDMEIVGAASDGAEAVELAASLKPDVVLMDIRMPRMDGIAATRAITAADPSARVLVLTTFDLDDYVYDALLAGASGFLLKDVGRDDLVSAVRVVAEGEALLAPTVTRRLLGDFVRSRGARGPGETGFAGPDVLTARELDTLELLGQGLSNLQIAERLVVSEHTVKTHVSNVFHKLGLRDRVHAVIYAYERGIIKPSSP
- a CDS encoding MMPL family transporter, with translation MIARIASASIAHRRLVIVGWLLAVIAGFAVVPGLFGNLTSDVAEISSTESVQAHRDLRAAEPKGDEVYAVADGRAASDPGLKASVTKAASDIKAMPGVLAVQTPWNSSSPNPQAVSRDGRAVAIAVQFTADAPDGSGDRVVSRIKAIDAPRVIVGGGFLQDEEMDAQAASDLAKAETISMPIVLVLLVVVMGGILAAGLPVLVAILGMALTLGLLAVASWMTDISVYSINIVTMLGLGLAIDYALLIVSRYREERATNTDPVAAVVATMSNAGRTVTFSGLTVAASLAGLLVFPDPFLRSAGLAGMGVVLLDLALTLTLLPALLAIVGGRIRPAKAVRTDRGFFVRVTHLVAARPVMVIVATVPVLLLAAAPFLGARFAEPDARSLPSSSESRQLSELATSRFGVDADVDPVTVVARGTLPPSYADRLRTLPGVQSVSVRPDVAGLTVIDVVPQGESQGDRAMALVKEIRHLDGPAVRVTGDAAVLTDYQASLKARAPYALGIVVLATFVLLFLFTGSVIVPLKALVLNTLSLGASFGALVWVFQDGHLGGLIDTPALGSLSITTPVLLFAIAFGLSMDYEVFLLGRISETWRRTGSNTEAIAVGLQRTGRVVTAAALLMAVVFAGFVAGGFSPVKQVGLGLLLAVIVDATVVRLLLMPAAMTLMGRWNWWAPAPLRRLHDRVGLTEEPARVDPARTLSPV
- a CDS encoding Fpg/Nei family DNA glycosylase — translated: MPEGHVTHRIAGELTRSFGGRVMRSTSPQGRFSDDAALFDGHVLDRSEAWGKQMFVRFQDVEEQVNIHLGLIGKFFFTPEVDPLVVGEVRWRLSTDAPPMTMDLRGAIVVAVRSPAEVAAIIAKLGPDPLRADADPEVTWTRIRKSRKPIGALMMEQTIFAGVGNIYRAEVLFRHRIDPLMQGRFLRRPEFEAMWDDLVELMPLGVRDGRIDTVYPEHTPEAMGRDARVDKHGGEVYVYRREGLPCLVCGTPVSRADLTGRNLFWCRTCQPRSRRRTPS